A window from Thiomonas sp. FB-Cd encodes these proteins:
- a CDS encoding GNAT family N-acetyltransferase, protein MQPPWPSQEPPLGTALPGWAPPPVPSHTVLLGKYARLEALRPGHCAALYRAFAADVAGRMWAYLPYGPFESVRAYQAWVEEQCGGVDPLFFAIVERSSGQPCGVAAYLRIDAKNGCIEIGHLAFAPSLQRTVAATEALFLLLDNAFGLGYRRVEWKCNALNAASRRAAQRLGFSFEGLFRQAAVVKGRNRDTAWYAVLDQEWSTLRSAHLQWLAAENFDATGRQRLALADLTRPHLVAHG, encoded by the coding sequence ATGCAGCCACCTTGGCCATCGCAAGAGCCGCCGCTCGGCACGGCCTTGCCCGGGTGGGCGCCGCCGCCCGTGCCGAGCCATACCGTGCTGCTCGGCAAGTATGCTCGCTTGGAGGCCCTGCGGCCTGGCCATTGTGCTGCGCTGTACCGTGCTTTTGCTGCGGATGTTGCCGGGCGCATGTGGGCTTACCTGCCCTATGGACCTTTTGAGAGCGTCAGGGCCTATCAGGCCTGGGTCGAGGAGCAATGCGGCGGGGTTGACCCGCTGTTCTTCGCGATTGTCGAGCGCAGCAGTGGCCAGCCGTGCGGTGTGGCGGCCTATTTGCGGATCGACGCGAAGAACGGCTGCATCGAGATCGGTCACTTGGCATTCGCGCCCAGCCTTCAGCGCACAGTTGCCGCAACGGAGGCGCTGTTTCTGCTGCTCGACAATGCCTTTGGTCTGGGATACCGACGTGTGGAGTGGAAGTGCAACGCGTTGAACGCCGCGTCTCGGCGCGCTGCGCAGCGCCTGGGTTTCAGCTTCGAGGGGTTGTTCCGCCAGGCGGCGGTTGTCAAAGGGCGCAACCGAGACACAGCGTGGTACGCCGTGCTCGATCAAGAATGGTCCACTTTGCGCTCTGCACACCTGCAATGGTTGGCTGCGGAGAACTTCGACGCGACGGGCCGGCAGCGCCTTGCTTTGGCCGATCTCACGCGGCCGCACCTTGTTGCACATGGTTGA
- the ftsY gene encoding signal recognition particle-docking protein FtsY, with protein sequence MFRFFKRKPVASPSAEPVLPELEGAMEPSIAASVGAETIPDRSTERLPQKSANAPSATAASGWFSRLRQGLRKSGAGISGLFGGSRVDESLYEELESALIQADAGMPATQYVLERLRKAVRAARAETPQQVKELLRDVLAELLAPLEKPLDIGLTAPTVIMMVGVNGAGKTTSIGKLTRYLQLAGCKVLLAAGDTFRAAAREQLAAWGERNAVQVIAQQGGDPAAVAFDAVTAGRARGMDVVIVDTAGRLPTQQHLMDELAKVKRVVGKAMEGAPHESILVIDATNGQNALAQLRAFDDTLKLTGIILTKLDGSAKGGVIAAIARERPVPIYFIGVGESLEDLQTFDARAFAQALVG encoded by the coding sequence ATGTTCCGATTTTTCAAGCGTAAGCCTGTTGCCTCTCCATCCGCCGAGCCCGTCCTGCCGGAGCTGGAGGGCGCAATGGAGCCGTCCATTGCTGCCTCGGTTGGCGCCGAAACGATACCCGACCGCTCAACGGAGCGATTGCCACAGAAGTCTGCCAATGCGCCTTCGGCAACGGCGGCGTCGGGTTGGTTTTCCCGATTGCGGCAGGGCTTGCGCAAGAGCGGTGCAGGCATTTCGGGGCTGTTCGGGGGCAGTCGTGTCGATGAATCGCTGTACGAGGAGCTGGAATCCGCGCTGATCCAGGCCGATGCGGGCATGCCGGCGACGCAGTATGTGCTCGAGCGGCTTCGCAAGGCAGTGCGCGCCGCGCGCGCCGAGACGCCGCAACAGGTTAAGGAGTTGCTGCGCGACGTGCTAGCCGAGTTGCTCGCCCCGCTGGAAAAGCCGCTGGACATTGGGCTTACGGCGCCGACAGTCATCATGATGGTGGGGGTCAATGGCGCGGGCAAGACCACCAGCATCGGCAAGCTCACGCGCTACCTGCAGCTGGCGGGCTGCAAGGTCCTGTTGGCGGCTGGCGATACGTTTCGCGCCGCCGCGCGCGAGCAGCTTGCGGCGTGGGGCGAGCGAAATGCGGTTCAGGTCATCGCGCAGCAGGGCGGGGATCCGGCGGCGGTCGCCTTTGACGCAGTGACGGCGGGGCGTGCGCGTGGCATGGACGTCGTGATTGTGGATACGGCGGGGCGCTTGCCGACGCAGCAGCACCTGATGGACGAGTTGGCCAAGGTCAAGCGTGTTGTGGGCAAGGCGATGGAGGGCGCCCCGCACGAATCCATCCTGGTCATCGACGCCACCAACGGCCAGAATGCGCTGGCTCAACTTCGCGCTTTTGATGACACCTTGAAGCTGACGGGAATCATCCTCACGAAGCTTGACGGCAGCGCCAAGGGTGGCGTCATTGCCGCCATCGCACGCGAGCGGCCGGTGCCGATCTATTTCATCGGTGTGGGCGAGTCGCTTGAAGACTTGCAGACCTTCGATGCCCGCGCCTTCGCGCAGGCGCTTGTGGGCTGA
- the rsmD gene encoding 16S rRNA (guanine(966)-N(2))-methyltransferase RsmD yields the protein MDGTPMHAQAHIVARPRVLHHRRWGERLCFHGAPPILPPFPTLLMPPKPGSIAKPAHRATRAPGEVRIIGGHLKRSKLTVADHPGLRPTPDRVRETLFNWLGQDLTGLRCLDLFAGSGALGLEAASRGAARVDMVERDARLAKLLADACTRLNTSQVTVHVQDALQFAERCAAESFDVVFIDPPFAEAEAGLHERALAAAQRLVPTGGLVYLEAPEAGLLGACASNPAWNIRRQARAGGVHYALLQRQPDSTPSH from the coding sequence ATGGATGGCACGCCGATGCATGCGCAGGCGCATATTGTCGCCCGCCCGCGCGTCTTGCATCACCGGCGCTGGGGCGAGCGGCTATGCTTTCACGGCGCACCACCCATCTTGCCGCCTTTTCCCACACTGCTTATGCCACCCAAACCAGGTTCGATCGCCAAGCCTGCCCACCGGGCCACGCGAGCCCCGGGTGAGGTGCGCATCATCGGCGGACACCTTAAACGCAGCAAGCTGACCGTCGCCGATCACCCCGGTCTTCGCCCCACACCCGATCGCGTGCGCGAGACGCTGTTCAATTGGCTGGGCCAGGATCTCACGGGCCTGCGCTGCCTTGACCTGTTTGCCGGCAGCGGAGCGCTGGGGCTGGAAGCGGCTTCGCGCGGCGCGGCGCGCGTTGACATGGTCGAACGCGACGCCAGGCTGGCCAAGCTGCTGGCCGATGCCTGCACCCGCCTCAACACAAGCCAGGTCACCGTGCATGTGCAGGATGCCTTGCAATTCGCTGAACGCTGTGCGGCGGAGAGCTTTGACGTCGTGTTCATCGATCCACCGTTCGCCGAGGCCGAAGCAGGCCTGCACGAGCGCGCTCTTGCTGCGGCCCAACGCCTGGTGCCAACGGGCGGACTCGTCTATCTGGAAGCACCCGAAGCCGGGCTTCTCGGCGCTTGCGCAAGCAATCCCGCCTGGAACATTCGGCGTCAGGCGCGCGCCGGCGGCGTGCATTACGCGCTGCTGCAGCGCCAGCCAGACTCCACCCCCTCGCACTAA
- the coaD gene encoding pantetheine-phosphate adenylyltransferase: MLTAVYPGTFDPFTRGHEDLVRRAAKLCDRLIVAVAGGHHKNPLFGMHERLDLARSILAPYKNVKVEGFSGLLRDFVLEREAAVIIRGLRAVSDFEYEFQMAGMNRQLMPEVETIFMTPGDQYQFVSGTFVREIALLGGDVSKFVVPLVTERLATKLAGHVPH, translated from the coding sequence ATGCTGACCGCTGTCTATCCAGGCACCTTCGACCCATTCACCCGCGGCCATGAAGACTTGGTCCGGCGGGCGGCCAAGCTCTGTGACAGGCTCATCGTTGCCGTAGCGGGCGGGCATCACAAGAACCCCTTGTTCGGGATGCATGAGCGCCTGGACTTGGCTCGGAGCATCCTGGCTCCCTACAAGAACGTGAAAGTCGAGGGATTCAGCGGACTGCTGCGTGATTTCGTGCTGGAGCGCGAGGCGGCGGTGATCATTCGTGGCTTGCGCGCGGTCAGCGACTTCGAATACGAGTTTCAGATGGCCGGCATGAATCGCCAGCTCATGCCCGAAGTTGAGACGATTTTCATGACGCCGGGCGATCAATACCAGTTCGTATCCGGGACGTTCGTGCGGGAAATTGCCCTGCTCGGTGGCGATGTCAGCAAATTCGTGGTTCCCTTGGTGACAGAACGCTTGGCCACCAAGCTTGCCGGACATGTGCCGCACTAG
- a CDS encoding YfhL family 4Fe-4S dicluster ferredoxin has translation MALWITDECINCDVCEPECPNQAISMGPEIYEIDPDRCTECVGHFDQPQCVQVCPVSCIPVRPDRVEDHDTLMARYRRLVGLDADASTVSALQPARSTCT, from the coding sequence ATGGCGCTGTGGATCACCGACGAATGTATCAATTGCGATGTGTGCGAGCCCGAATGCCCGAATCAGGCCATTTCCATGGGGCCGGAGATCTACGAAATCGACCCCGACCGCTGCACGGAATGCGTGGGCCATTTTGACCAGCCACAGTGCGTGCAGGTGTGCCCAGTGAGCTGCATCCCCGTGCGCCCGGATCGCGTGGAAGACCATGACACGCTCATGGCCCGCTACCGCCGTCTCGTTGGCTTGGATGCCGACGCATCAACCGTGTCCGCCTTGCAGCCGGCCCGCAGCACTTGTACTTAG
- the pth gene encoding aminoacyl-tRNA hydrolase, producing MIRLIVGLGNPGPEHAQQRHNAGFWWVDQIVQRESVSLRAERGFFGDVARLRGPQGDVWLLEPSTYMNRSGQAVAALARFYKFAPEQILVAHDELDLQPGQIKFKLGGGHAGHNGLRDIAAQLGTSQFWRLRIGIGHPGDRAAVIGFVLGRPPRSELERIEEAMQRGLDELPRIMRGEFEAAMMHLHRGNPAMPGAAKSPPKDESA from the coding sequence GTGATCCGCCTCATCGTCGGTCTGGGCAATCCAGGGCCCGAGCATGCGCAACAGCGCCACAACGCGGGATTCTGGTGGGTGGACCAGATCGTGCAGCGCGAGAGCGTGAGCCTGCGGGCAGAGCGTGGTTTTTTCGGTGACGTGGCGCGGCTGCGGGGGCCGCAGGGCGACGTTTGGCTCTTGGAGCCAAGCACTTACATGAACCGCTCAGGCCAGGCTGTGGCGGCGCTGGCGCGCTTCTACAAATTCGCCCCTGAGCAAATCCTGGTTGCGCACGACGAGCTTGATCTGCAGCCCGGGCAGATCAAGTTCAAGCTCGGTGGTGGTCATGCCGGCCACAATGGCCTGCGCGACATCGCGGCGCAGTTGGGCACGTCACAGTTCTGGCGCCTGCGCATCGGCATCGGGCATCCTGGCGACCGGGCCGCCGTGATCGGTTTTGTCCTCGGCCGGCCGCCCCGCAGCGAACTCGAGCGCATCGAGGAAGCGATGCAGCGAGGCCTTGACGAATTGCCGAGAATCATGCGTGGCGAATTCGAGGCGGCGATGATGCATTTGCATCGGGGCAATCCCGCAATGCCGGGTGCTGCGAAGTCGCCGCCAAAGGATGAGTCTGCCTGA
- a CDS encoding NAD(P)H-dependent glycerol-3-phosphate dehydrogenase, with translation MNISILGAGAWGTALACQIAMRHAVQLWGRDAAQMQLLRGRGENTRYLPGALLPESMDTTSDLRGALAHAGRDGLLVLAVPVAGLREVAQAIRAYGSQGSSPPQHVLILAKGFERGSRLLPHEVLEAVFDGWSARPAVGVLSGPSFAQEVARGLPVALTLASSDEALIRHGVQALHGGSMRVYASADLLGVEVGGAVKNVLAIACGVSDGLEQGHNARAALITRGLAEMARLGLALGARMETFMGLSGVGDLVLTCTGELSRNRRVGLQLAAGKPLAHIVAELGHVAEGVYTAQTVLELSRDRRVDMPIASSVADLLAGHRSARDALHALLAREPQPEVARGGALR, from the coding sequence ATGAACATTTCCATTCTTGGCGCAGGCGCTTGGGGTACGGCTCTGGCCTGTCAAATCGCCATGCGTCACGCCGTGCAGCTCTGGGGGCGTGACGCGGCGCAGATGCAACTTCTGCGGGGACGTGGCGAGAACACGCGGTACCTGCCCGGTGCGCTCCTTCCTGAGTCGATGGATACCACGTCAGATCTCAGAGGGGCGCTCGCGCACGCAGGGCGCGATGGTTTGCTCGTCTTGGCGGTTCCCGTCGCCGGGCTGCGTGAGGTGGCCCAGGCCATTCGCGCCTACGGCAGCCAAGGTTCGTCGCCTCCGCAGCACGTGCTCATTCTGGCCAAGGGCTTTGAGCGTGGCAGCCGGCTGCTGCCGCACGAAGTCCTCGAAGCCGTCTTCGACGGGTGGAGTGCGCGCCCGGCGGTGGGCGTGCTTTCGGGGCCGAGTTTTGCGCAGGAGGTGGCGCGTGGCCTGCCCGTGGCCTTAACGTTGGCCAGCAGTGACGAGGCGCTGATCCGGCATGGCGTGCAAGCCCTGCACGGTGGCAGCATGCGTGTGTATGCCAGCGCCGACCTGCTTGGCGTGGAAGTAGGAGGGGCTGTGAAAAACGTGCTCGCCATCGCTTGCGGTGTGAGCGATGGTCTGGAGCAAGGCCACAATGCCCGGGCGGCGTTGATTACCCGAGGATTGGCGGAAATGGCACGTTTGGGGCTGGCGCTTGGTGCGCGCATGGAGACCTTCATGGGCCTGAGTGGCGTGGGGGATCTGGTGCTCACCTGCACCGGCGAGCTGTCACGCAATCGGCGCGTCGGGCTGCAACTGGCAGCGGGCAAGCCGCTGGCCCATATCGTGGCCGAACTCGGTCATGTCGCCGAGGGCGTGTACACCGCGCAAACGGTGCTTGAGCTGTCGCGCGATCGCAGGGTGGACATGCCCATCGCGAGCTCGGTGGCGGACCTGCTGGCTGGCCATCGCAGCGCGCGGGACGCGCTGCATGCGCTGCTGGCGCGTGAGCCGCAGCCGGAGGTTGCGCGTGGCGGAGCTCTGCGGTGA
- the secB gene encoding protein-export chaperone SecB gives MSTPTNTAAAEQQPVFMLQRCYLKDLSLEQPNAPKILLEQAQPTVDVQMNVESQAVVEGIFEVAITATITARVNDQTLFLVEGKQAGIFELRNIPQEHADLLLGIACPQTVYPYLRANLADAITRAGFPPVHLAEINFQAMYESQQAQKAGQAPSGLVAPDGSALN, from the coding sequence ATGAGCACACCCACCAACACCGCAGCTGCTGAACAGCAACCGGTTTTCATGCTGCAGCGCTGCTATCTGAAGGACTTGTCGCTGGAGCAGCCCAACGCGCCGAAGATCCTTCTGGAGCAGGCCCAGCCGACCGTGGACGTGCAGATGAACGTGGAGTCCCAAGCTGTCGTGGAGGGCATTTTTGAGGTGGCCATCACCGCCACGATCACGGCGCGTGTCAATGACCAGACCCTGTTCCTCGTCGAGGGCAAGCAGGCTGGCATTTTCGAGTTGCGAAACATTCCGCAGGAGCATGCCGACCTGCTCCTTGGCATCGCTTGCCCGCAGACGGTCTATCCCTACCTTCGCGCCAACTTGGCTGACGCCATCACGCGCGCCGGTTTTCCGCCGGTGCATTTGGCCGAGATCAATTTCCAGGCGATGTATGAGAGCCAGCAGGCCCAGAAGGCCGGCCAGGCCCCCAGCGGTCTGGTCGCGCCTGATGGCTCGGCCCTGAACTGA
- the grxC gene encoding glutaredoxin 3, producing the protein MTQVRMYTTAVCPYCLRAKALLHKRGVQEIEEIRIDLDHHAQKQMMEMTGRRTVPQIFIGATHVGGCDDLYALDARGGLEPLLQAPKD; encoded by the coding sequence ATGACCCAGGTTCGCATGTACACCACCGCTGTTTGCCCGTATTGCCTTCGCGCCAAGGCGTTGTTGCACAAGCGTGGCGTGCAGGAGATTGAGGAAATCCGGATTGATCTGGACCACCACGCGCAAAAGCAGATGATGGAAATGACGGGGCGGCGCACGGTGCCGCAGATTTTCATCGGCGCCACGCACGTCGGCGGTTGCGACGACCTGTACGCGCTTGACGCGCGCGGCGGATTGGAGCCGCTGCTTCAGGCACCGAAGGACTGA
- a CDS encoding rhodanese-like domain-containing protein, protein MKFVIDNLALIAIALVSGGMLLWSTFSRGTGGGVTPAEAVRLVNREKGVLIDVCEPAEHSGGHCPGSRNIPLGQIEQRQSDLPKNKETPVLVMCQSGARASRAAMTLRKLGYVRASAVAGGLRAWREAGLPVEKS, encoded by the coding sequence TTGAAATTCGTCATCGACAATCTCGCGCTGATCGCCATTGCCTTGGTCTCGGGTGGCATGCTGCTGTGGTCCACGTTCTCGCGAGGCACGGGCGGCGGCGTGACGCCGGCCGAGGCGGTTCGTCTGGTCAATCGCGAAAAGGGTGTGCTGATCGACGTGTGTGAGCCGGCCGAACACTCGGGCGGGCATTGCCCCGGCTCGCGCAACATCCCCCTGGGGCAAATCGAGCAGCGCCAGTCGGATCTGCCCAAGAACAAGGAAACGCCAGTTCTGGTGATGTGCCAAAGCGGCGCGCGTGCCAGCCGCGCGGCCATGACCCTGCGCAAACTTGGCTACGTGCGGGCAAGTGCTGTGGCGGGCGGGTTGCGTGCTTGGCGTGAAGCCGGGTTGCCCGTGGAAAAGAGCTGA
- the gpmA gene encoding 2,3-diphosphoglycerate-dependent phosphoglycerate mutase, whose product MYKLVLIRHGESTWNQENRFTGWVDVDLTEKGQNEAREAGRLLKAHGLDFDITYTSVLKRAIRTLWLTLDEMDRMWLPTVHSWRLNERHYGALQGLNKAETAAKYGDEQVHMWRRSYDTPPPSMDEKHRHELAADPRYARANPMDLPLAECLKDTVRRVLPLWEESLAPAIRSGKRILAVSHGNSMRAIVKHLDGISDADIVGLNIPNGIPLVYELDAALKPIRRYYLEAPAVAR is encoded by the coding sequence ATGTACAAACTCGTCCTGATACGCCACGGCGAATCCACCTGGAATCAAGAAAACCGCTTCACCGGCTGGGTGGACGTGGATCTCACGGAGAAGGGGCAGAACGAAGCACGGGAAGCGGGGCGTTTGCTCAAAGCGCATGGGCTGGATTTCGACATCACGTACACCTCCGTGCTCAAGCGCGCGATCCGCACGCTGTGGCTGACGCTCGATGAGATGGATCGCATGTGGTTGCCCACCGTGCACAGCTGGCGGCTGAACGAGCGGCATTACGGCGCCCTGCAGGGGCTGAACAAGGCCGAGACGGCCGCCAAATATGGCGATGAGCAGGTACACATGTGGCGCCGCAGCTATGACACGCCACCGCCATCCATGGACGAAAAGCACCGTCACGAATTGGCGGCCGATCCCCGCTATGCGCGCGCCAACCCGATGGATCTCCCTCTGGCCGAGTGTCTGAAGGACACGGTTCGTCGCGTGCTGCCGCTCTGGGAAGAATCACTCGCCCCGGCCATCCGCTCCGGCAAGCGCATTCTGGCCGTGTCGCATGGCAATTCCATGCGCGCCATCGTCAAGCATCTCGACGGCATCTCTGACGCGGATATCGTCGGCCTGAACATTCCCAACGGCATACCCCTGGTGTACGAACTGGATGCGGCGCTCAAACCCATCCGTCGCTATTACCTCGAAGCGCCGGCAGTTGCGCGCTGA
- a CDS encoding S41 family peptidase: MAGKLKIAAWITAGVLTGALATLQLQAMARGAVSPLPLEELQQFAAVYGLIKADYFEPVDGKKLVNDAITGMVSSLDPHSEYLDQKNFKEFRESTSGKFVGVGIEIAAENGLVKVVSPIEGSPAARAGILAGDLITRINDTPVKGMTLNQAVKLMRGKPGTKVTLTILRKSESRTFSVTVTREEIHVQSVRGKIVAPGYAWVRITQFQSDTLSDFVKKIDEIHKEDPKLKGIVLDLRNDPGGLLESAVGVASVFLPQDSVIVSTRGQIPEANVSYRNTPSDYSRTAGENPLASLPAMVKQVPLVVLVNGGSASASEIVTGALKDYKRAVVMGTQTFGKGSVQTVLPLGPDTALKLTTARYYTPNGESIQAKGITPNYFVDPLPTGDPYAALRMREVDYKNQIGTGAGAADSAGVKEELRKQEEARRLLEAQIEKDPDKFPKLPEYGSKQDWQLEQALNYLQGKPVATAKLVAEATEKTGKAATSSSAAASPAKPPAATSTTKPTVK, translated from the coding sequence ATGGCTGGCAAACTGAAAATCGCGGCTTGGATTACGGCCGGTGTACTCACCGGCGCCTTGGCAACACTCCAGTTGCAGGCCATGGCGCGGGGCGCTGTGTCGCCTCTTCCGCTGGAAGAGCTTCAGCAGTTTGCCGCAGTGTACGGCCTCATCAAGGCTGACTATTTTGAGCCCGTGGATGGCAAGAAACTGGTCAACGATGCCATTACGGGCATGGTCAGCAGCCTTGATCCACATTCGGAATATCTCGACCAAAAGAATTTCAAGGAATTCCGGGAAAGCACAAGCGGCAAGTTCGTCGGCGTGGGCATCGAAATTGCCGCCGAGAACGGGCTTGTGAAGGTGGTGTCGCCCATTGAAGGCTCACCTGCGGCGCGCGCCGGCATTCTCGCGGGCGATCTCATCACCCGTATCAACGACACACCGGTGAAGGGCATGACCCTGAATCAGGCCGTCAAGCTCATGCGCGGCAAGCCTGGCACCAAGGTGACGCTGACCATCCTGCGCAAGAGCGAAAGCCGCACGTTCAGCGTGACGGTGACGCGCGAGGAAATCCATGTGCAAAGCGTGCGGGGCAAGATCGTTGCGCCGGGCTATGCCTGGGTGCGCATCACCCAGTTCCAGTCCGACACTTTGTCGGATTTCGTGAAGAAAATTGACGAAATCCACAAGGAAGACCCCAAGCTCAAGGGCATCGTGCTCGACCTGCGCAACGACCCAGGCGGCCTGCTCGAGAGCGCCGTGGGCGTGGCCTCGGTGTTCCTCCCCCAAGACTCCGTGATCGTCTCGACCCGTGGCCAGATTCCCGAAGCGAATGTGAGCTACCGCAACACGCCAAGCGACTATTCACGCACCGCAGGCGAGAATCCGCTGGCCAGTTTGCCGGCCATGGTCAAGCAGGTGCCGCTCGTGGTGTTGGTCAACGGCGGTTCGGCCTCGGCCTCGGAAATCGTCACAGGCGCGCTCAAGGACTACAAGCGCGCCGTCGTCATGGGCACGCAAACCTTTGGCAAGGGTTCTGTGCAGACCGTCTTGCCGCTTGGCCCGGACACGGCGCTCAAGCTGACAACGGCGCGCTACTACACGCCCAATGGCGAATCCATCCAGGCAAAGGGCATCACACCAAACTATTTTGTCGACCCACTGCCCACTGGTGACCCCTATGCGGCGCTGCGCATGCGCGAAGTGGACTACAAGAACCAGATTGGCACCGGGGCCGGTGCCGCCGACTCAGCGGGCGTGAAGGAAGAACTGCGCAAACAGGAGGAGGCGCGCCGCCTGCTCGAGGCGCAAATCGAGAAGGACCCGGACAAGTTCCCCAAACTGCCCGAGTACGGCAGCAAACAGGACTGGCAGTTGGAACAAGCCTTGAACTACCTGCAGGGCAAACCGGTGGCAACCGCCAAGCTCGTGGCCGAAGCAACGGAGAAGACTGGCAAGGCTGCCACGAGCAGTTCCGCTGCGGCTTCACCAGCCAAACCGCCTGCCGCCACCTCCACAACAAAACCCACCGTCAAATAA
- a CDS encoding molybdopterin-synthase adenylyltransferase MoeB, whose amino-acid sequence MNDFDLLRYSRHILLDDIGVEGQERIAASHALVIGAGGLGSPVVLYLASSGVGRITLVDDDTVDLTNLQRQIAHTMARVGEPKVESARAAMHAINPHARVDVVSARADAALLANLVAHATVAIDCSDNFATRHALNAACVHQGIPLVSGAAIRFDGQVSVFDARSSPHGERGPCYACLFPPDAAVEEVRCAVMGVFAPLVGIIGSLQAAEALKLIAGAGQSLAGRLMLVDALDMDIQTIGIARNPQCPVCGDAATSAPPGGPASGSSDPRPAARD is encoded by the coding sequence ATGAACGATTTCGATCTGTTGCGTTACTCGCGCCACATCCTGCTCGATGACATCGGTGTCGAGGGGCAGGAGCGGATCGCTGCGAGCCACGCGCTCGTCATCGGAGCAGGTGGGCTGGGCTCCCCGGTCGTGCTGTACTTGGCAAGTTCAGGTGTTGGGCGCATCACCCTCGTGGACGACGACACCGTCGATCTCACGAATCTGCAGCGCCAGATCGCACACACGATGGCGCGCGTGGGTGAACCCAAGGTGGAATCGGCCCGCGCCGCCATGCATGCCATCAACCCGCACGCCCGGGTCGACGTTGTGTCAGCGCGCGCCGATGCCGCCTTGCTGGCCAATCTGGTCGCGCACGCCACCGTGGCGATCGATTGCAGTGACAACTTCGCCACTCGCCACGCCCTCAACGCCGCTTGCGTGCACCAGGGGATTCCGCTCGTCAGCGGCGCGGCGATCCGGTTCGATGGCCAAGTCAGTGTGTTCGATGCACGTTCCTCCCCCCATGGTGAGCGCGGCCCCTGTTACGCCTGCCTTTTTCCGCCTGATGCGGCGGTCGAAGAAGTCCGGTGTGCGGTGATGGGCGTATTCGCGCCCTTGGTGGGCATCATCGGTAGCTTGCAGGCGGCCGAAGCACTCAAGCTCATAGCGGGTGCAGGTCAAAGTCTGGCCGGGCGACTCATGCTTGTCGATGCGCTGGATATGGACATTCAAACCATTGGCATCGCCCGAAACCCGCAGTGCCCTGTCTGCGGGGACGCTGCGACCTCCGCACCGCCCGGCGGGCCGGCTTCAGGTTCCAGCGATCCCCGTCCCGCAGCTCGGGACTAG
- a CDS encoding SDR family oxidoreductase, with the protein MKKWALITGASGGIGLEIARVLAEKGYALVLTARDEDALERLAQALEGEHGAHCLTVALDLGVPGGVDALVRFVAEAGVQPSVLVNNAGMGVYGRFADVDPVRIQAMVDLNVGALTRLTALLLPAMLKHGGGRILNVASTAAFQPGPGMAVYFASKAYVLSLSEALDVELRPLGITVTVLCPGATDTGFMSSARAEHSALFKGRLAKARDVAQYGVAAMERGQRIAVHGQINRIMALGVRFTPRRLAAAMAGWMVREV; encoded by the coding sequence ATGAAAAAATGGGCACTCATTACGGGCGCGTCGGGCGGCATCGGTCTGGAAATTGCGCGCGTACTGGCCGAGAAGGGCTATGCGCTGGTATTGACAGCGCGGGACGAAGACGCTCTCGAGCGACTGGCGCAGGCGTTAGAAGGGGAGCACGGGGCGCACTGTTTGACTGTCGCGCTGGATCTCGGCGTGCCGGGCGGTGTCGATGCGCTGGTGCGTTTTGTCGCTGAAGCCGGTGTGCAACCGAGTGTGCTGGTGAACAACGCCGGGATGGGTGTGTACGGGCGTTTCGCCGATGTCGATCCCGTGCGCATCCAAGCCATGGTCGATCTCAACGTCGGCGCGCTCACCCGATTGACCGCTTTGCTGCTGCCCGCAATGTTGAAGCATGGCGGGGGACGCATTTTGAACGTGGCGAGTACTGCGGCCTTCCAGCCAGGGCCGGGCATGGCCGTGTACTTCGCCAGCAAAGCCTATGTGCTGTCGCTGAGTGAGGCGCTGGATGTGGAACTGCGGCCTTTGGGCATCACTGTCACGGTTCTTTGTCCTGGCGCGACGGACACGGGCTTTATGTCCAGTGCCCGAGCCGAGCATTCGGCCTTGTTCAAGGGCCGTCTCGCCAAGGCCAGGGATGTGGCGCAATACGGCGTGGCGGCAATGGAGCGCGGCCAGCGCATTGCCGTTCATGGCCAGATCAACCGCATCATGGCCCTTGGCGTGCGTTTCACGCCAAGGCGCCTGGCGGCAGCGATGGCCGGGTGGATGGTGCGCGAAGTTTGA